The Platichthys flesus chromosome 8, fPlaFle2.1, whole genome shotgun sequence genome has a window encoding:
- the rell2 gene encoding RELT-like protein 2 isoform X1, giving the protein MTDSETSSGGENTPPYMIFVVVFLFFVTGLLGFLICHLLKKKGYRCRTGDMDNEDEDEKVGGNTDEEDEENQDTVEQILKCIIENEANMEAFNEMLGNRNVCVRHDPRLRKESIGGVPPHHHTVHSGTDHNSCHLCAQVQSKKGRRQSRTPRFRQRPGEQTVFSVGRFRVTHNDKKLHGGPNPLISSGDRLDQSQDSEEQKEAGYNLRSMFKDVRTSSEGANGVVPNVGKRRKSVTIFGLRRGSETVGIKEVVGTGREAGGVKFAIQKKPVLLEELVQAQNIETTSECGTKWGSTPGSEPSQTEMPAPLQSDVETSGSVNSPSFPSKQQTHDFSSAPEPRLNLIIKPSVGSTATSALSSFLISSPTMLGHTYTATERQGHAEDKIMKNEQDYDPGSLQTSTPTIPMTVSIPGFTPVIPAGQSESSLSTVFPVIQTPPYPSSSPDLEHGFSASLAFINLGSSPQSSFPIKTPPSMSLLKTPTSPQTVMSSPALSSRNKPPESTKTARSTALTPSPKLPLGQAMSSQSNIASSLEAQTLSPAISGSPKLTTFPVSSQQHNITTLSFSPADQIPDFITSIPLQSESVMSVKSVTTGNMVSSPLTIKEEEQTRIPNTEEKTEKKMVGILKTAELLPVEGGVKGLVLSFPSDPVHKDRLSRLQPSPSSPLLTAALGGSRISSMTIFKASPDSKREFSVVTMMEDEEYTSLTKDQKRETCKEKEEMVEMEDIKDCKVMQLPEAEREREEVEKKVDTQLTQD; this is encoded by the exons ATGACAGACTCTGAAACTTCAAGTGGGGGGGAGAATACCCCTCCCTACATGATATTTGTGGTGGTGTTCCTCTTCTTCGTCACTGGACTGCTGGGTTTCCTCATCTGCCACCTGCTGAAGAAGAAAGGCTACCGCTGCCGAACTGGAGACATGGAcaatgaagatgaggatgagaaaGTTGGAGGAAATACAGATG aggaggatgaagagaaccAGGATACGGTGGAGCAAATCCTCAAGTGCATCATTGAAAATGAAG CAAACATGGAAGCTTTCAATGAGATGTTGGGAAACCGCAATGTCTGTGTGCGCCATGACCCCAG GTTGCGCAAGGAATCAATTGGTGGTGTTCCCCCTCATCACCACACAGTCCACTCAGGCACCGACCACAACTCCTGCCACCTCTGTGCTCAGGTTCAATCTAAAAAGGGCCGCAGACAAAGCAGAACCCCCCGATTCCGACAACGTCCTGGAGAACAGACCGTATTCTCTGTTGGCAG ATTTCGGGTGACGCACAATGATAAGAAGCTCCATGGAGGTCCCAATCCATTGATCAGTTCAGGGGACAGGCTGGACCAATCCCAGGATAGTGAGGAGCAAAAGGAGGCAGGGTACAACCTGAGGAGCATGTTCAAAGATGTCCGGACATCCTCAGAGGGTGCCAATGGGGTTGTCCCAAATGTGGGTAAGCGAAGGAAGAGTGTGACCATATTCGGGCTGAGGCGGGGCAGTGAAACTGTTGGCATTAAAGAGGTGGTGGGGACAGGTCGGGAGGCCGGAGGCGTTAAATTTGCCATTCAGAAGAAACCTGTCTTATTGGAGGAGCTGGTACAAGCACAGAACATTGAGACTACTTCTGAATGTGGTACTAAATGGGGTTCTACTCCTGGAAGTGAGCCCTCACAGACTGAAATGCCTGCTCCACTGCAAAGTGATGTTGAAACATCAGGTTCTGTTAATTCTCCCTCTTTTCCAAGTAAGCAACAGACCCATGACTTTAGCTCTGCTCCTGAACCTCGTTTGAACCTTATAATTAAACCTTCAGTTGGGAGTACGGCAACTTCCGCCCTCAGCTcatttctcatttcatctccCACTATGCTGGGACATACATATACTgcaacagagagacagggacatgCTGAAgacaaaattatgaaaaatgaaCAGGATTATGATCCTGGGTCTCTTCAGACCTCCACACCAACTATCCCCATGACAGTATCTATTCCAGGTTTCACCCCTGTCATTCCTGCTGGTCAGAGTGAATCCAGTTTGAGCACAGTTTTTCCAGTCATCCAGACTCCCCCTTACCCAAGCTCCAGCCCAGATCTGGAACACGGCTTTAGTGCTAGCCTAGCTTTTATAAATTTAGGCTCATCACCTCAGTCTTCATTCCCAATCAAGACCCCACCTTCTATGTCTTTGTTGAAAACTCCTACATCACCTCAGACTGTCATGTCTAGCCCTGCACTAAGCTCAAGAAATAAACCACCAGAGAGTACAAAAACAGCTCGATCAACTGCCCTCACTCCAAGTCCTAAACTTCCATTAGGTCAAGCGATGTCAAGCCAATCTAATATCGCCAGTTCATTAGAAGCCCAAACTCTCTCACCTGCTATTAGTGGTAGCCCCAAACTTACCACTTTTCCAGtatcatcacaacaacacaacatcacaactctctccttttctccagCTGACCAAATCCCAGATTTCATAACTTCAATTCCTCTGCAGTCAGAAAGTGTCATGTCTGTCAAATCTGTGACCACAGGCAATATGGTTTCAAGCCCACTAACTATAAAGGAAGAAGAGCAAACCAGAATCCCAAATACAGAagagaagacagaaaaaaagatggtTGGGATTCTCAAAACAGCTGAACTTCTACCAGTGGAGGGAGGTGTTAAAGGCCTTGTCCTTTCCTTTCCCTCTGATCCAGTTCATAAAGATAGACTGAGCAGATTGCAACCGTCTCCCTCCAGCCCACTGTTGACAGCCGCATTAGGAGGGAGCAGAATAAGTAGTATGACCATCTTCAAAGCCAGCCCTGACAGCAAGAGAGAGTTTTCTGTTGTCACTATGATGGAGGATGAAGAGTACACTTCATTAACAAAAGAccagaaaagagaaacatgtaaagaaaaagaagaaatggtgGAGATGGAAGATATAAAAGACTGCAAGGTGATGCAGTTGCCAGAagcagagcgagagagggaggaggtggagaagaaggtAGACACTCAGTTGACTCAGGACTAA
- the rell2 gene encoding RELT-like protein 2 isoform X2: MTDSETSSGGENTPPYMIFVVVFLFFVTGLLGFLICHLLKKKGYRCRTGDMDNEDEDEKVGGNTDEEDEENQDTVEQILKCIIENEANMEAFNEMLGNRNVCVRHDPRFNLKRAADKAEPPDSDNVLENRPYSLLADFG, encoded by the exons ATGACAGACTCTGAAACTTCAAGTGGGGGGGAGAATACCCCTCCCTACATGATATTTGTGGTGGTGTTCCTCTTCTTCGTCACTGGACTGCTGGGTTTCCTCATCTGCCACCTGCTGAAGAAGAAAGGCTACCGCTGCCGAACTGGAGACATGGAcaatgaagatgaggatgagaaaGTTGGAGGAAATACAGATG aggaggatgaagagaaccAGGATACGGTGGAGCAAATCCTCAAGTGCATCATTGAAAATGAAG CAAACATGGAAGCTTTCAATGAGATGTTGGGAAACCGCAATGTCTGTGTGCGCCATGACCCCAG GTTCAATCTAAAAAGGGCCGCAGACAAAGCAGAACCCCCCGATTCCGACAACGTCCTGGAGAACAGACCGTATTCTCTGTTGGCAG ATTTCGGGTGA